The window AGTGCTGACCTGCATTGTTGTGGCAGCGTAAAGAGCGATTAAGAAACTTAATCCTCCAGCAATTAGCATCCAAAATTTTTTAACAAACTGCATAATTCCCCCAATTGGCATTTTTGCCATTTCGTAAAACTCTATCTAAAGGTGTAAGTATTCACCACAAAACAATGATTGCTCATTGTTCCGATGACAAGGCAAAAGTAGCTATCTATTTGATTTTTTCTTCAAAGCAACGAATGCCAACACAGTAGATGCAAGTAAGAGGTAAATTACACCCGAAATCAATAGCTGCATCAGTGCAATCGCTGGCCCTGCCTCTTGAAGCGTTGAGTTCCAACCACCAGCCTTAAAATAATTGACCAGAGGCAAATTAAACGTTCCAGATTCAATCGAATTCATAAATCTGAAAGCTAAGTCTTCAACAACTGACGCAACCAAAAGTAGCCATGGAACAGAGGAAAACTTACCCCGAAGAATGTTGCTGATTACGAAGCCTAAAAGGACTACAACCGCCCCAAATTGAATTAGCTCTTTGAAAGCTTCTTGTTCGTAAGTTGAAAACTTGAAGACAAACGCCAAAGTGTCGACGAAATACCAAATTGAGATACCCAAGGAAGCGACCGAGATTCCCAAAGTCCATTTCCATAATGGCGACAAGTTTATTTTACGAACATACGCTGAGGTCATTTTAGAAAGCTCCTTTTGCGGCCTGAAATGTATAAATTTTGTAAAAATAAAGGGAGGGAAAGCCCTAAGAACTTCCCCTCCCTTAGTTGAATTTTGTTGCTTTTTACTGCAGGGATACCTTAACTCCACCGCTGAACGCACTGTCGTGAAGTTCAATAGAGGTGAGGGTTGCACCTGCTGGGATGTCAAACAAAAGCGAACCAGTAATTGAGTTACCTGGGTTGATTTCAGTCATCCAAGCAGCACCTGCATCACCGTCGTAAATCATGGCGCTAGTTGACGGAGAGAATTCACGGCCTTCAGCATCGAATGCTTTTTGATTGTCAGCAAACATGTACTGTGGCTCGTTACCTGTGTTTTCAACTACAAGACCTACGCGGCAGAACTGGCCCTGAGCAGTTTCCCCAAGCATGTCTGAACCGACAGAGGTGATTCCGCACTCTACGCCAGTAACGGTGAAGGTGAACTTGCCATCGACCACTGGTGTGTTCAGTCCAGCTTCTTTGCTTTCTTCCTGCGTTGTTTCTTCAGTAGTTACCTCGGAAGAAGTTGAGCTATCTGCAGAGTTTGAGGAATTGCCACCGCCTGCATTTGCGACGTTAGCAATAAGAATTATCGCCACAAGAACGATTGGAAAGATGAAACGCTTCTTCTTGAACCAAGGACGAAGTGCCTTTGCTTTAGCCTTCGCAGCCGCGGCATCTGCCTTGGCGGCTTTTGGGTCAGTGTTGTTGGCGTCTGTCATGTTGTTCCCCCTATTTAAGGTTAAAGGGAGAACAATTTTCCCCCGCTAATAGTTTAGTGAGGAAAGTCGAAAAATTATGTAGTTAATTGAGCGACAGCTCGATAAATGGTGGGGCGACTGACTCCAAAGATGTCTGCAATTTCTTGAACGGTCATGTTTTTTTCTTTGTACAAACGCTCTGCTTCTGCGGCACGTGCAGGAGTCATCTTTGGTTTTCTGCCACCAACGCGACCTCTTGCGCGGGCAGCTGCAAGACCATCCTTTGTGCGTGCGACCATCATGCTGTGTTCGAATTCCGCAAAGCCAGC of the Aurantimicrobium photophilum genome contains:
- a CDS encoding DUF4352 domain-containing protein, which translates into the protein MTDANNTDPKAAKADAAAAKAKAKALRPWFKKKRFIFPIVLVAIILIANVANAGGGNSSNSADSSTSSEVTTEETTQEESKEAGLNTPVVDGKFTFTVTGVECGITSVGSDMLGETAQGQFCRVGLVVENTGNEPQYMFADNQKAFDAEGREFSPSTSAMIYDGDAGAAWMTEINPGNSITGSLLFDIPAGATLTSIELHDSAFSGGVKVSLQ